GGATAAACATGCTGGAATTCAGTCAGTACTTGGAGCAGTATCTGTGGCCACATTACCAGCGCGAGACCGCCACCCATGCCCACCTCATGTCCATCGTTATAATGGCCAACGAGAAGTTCCGGGAGCGCGTCGAGGTGTGGACAGTGTTCGAGAAACTGCCTGATCAGTATCCGGCCTTCTTCCGCCACGTGCTGGAGAGCTGTTTGCCTGGAAAGAAGGCCAAGGAGGCGAGCAGCACGCTGAGGGAGCGAACGGCCCTGCTGATGTTCATTAACCACTGCTTCAATAGCATGGAGATCGAGCTGTGCCGCGAGCAGGCCAAGCGATTGGTCTCCCTATCCATGTGGCACTGCCTGCAGCCGCGTAAGTTATTAGAGGATCCTTTCAACTGtatgcaaataaacaaatgcatGATTTATTTCCTTAGGCCGCCGCGAACAGGAGCTTCGGGATGTGCCCGAGTGGCGAAAGTACTGGAAACGCCTTCTTAAGAAGGAGAAGGACAGCAAGCCAGAGGTCCTGTGGGAAAGGCATTTTATGCAAAACCTTATCATAGACTTTCTGCACATCCTGGAAGGCATTCCCGTCGAAGGCGATGTGGCCTCTAATGTGGTCCACTACTGCGAGCGTTTTCTGGAGTTCATCATCGACCTTGAGGCCCTACTGCCCACGCGTCGCTTTTTCAATACAGTTCTGGACGATTGCCACCTCATTGTGCGGGCTCTTCTGTCGCCCCTTGTTCGTCGCGAGGAGGGAAAACTATTCGGACAGGTGGGTGTCAGACTTCTCATTTAATTACAATCTCGTACAtcataaataagttaaatttaagtaCAAATCTCAATGTTAGACATTGCTAAACTacaaaaacacttaaattatTGTGGACGGTGGCTCCTCAGTAGTCGTTACCGTTCATGTAGTGCAGCTCATCGCCCCAGTCATTTGCCGAGGGTGGCTCGTTGTAGCAACAGGTCTTTTTCAGCAGGAAGGTAACATGTCGCTGCCGCAGCACGCAGATGTAAAGTAGCAGAGGTGTCTGCACGGCGTTGACCACGATGTGGGCATATAACAGACCCTCCAGTTGCAGCCAGGACATGATGAGAAACAGCCAGGCTATCGACATTACTAACAGCATCAGCGAGAACATGATAAAGCTGGAAGAAAAAGGGACATTTTTGATAATAAGActagttttaaaattgcattttatggACAACGAATAGTTGACTCACTTGGCTTTTAGTTTGTGGGCAATGCGGCCGTAAACTGTCCGTCGATTGATCAGCTTCCTAGTGGTAACGAAGAAGAATATGTTCACCAAAATCGTGCAAGCAATCGGCGCAAAGAATATGCAAATGCCAAGCCAGCCGATCGTCTCTTGTTCGCCCACCATCTGCTCCCGTTTATAGGACTCTGCGTCCAGgaaaaaatgagcaaaaacGGCCAATGCAGCCATCGTAGCCGTACATCCCCAGGCATAGGCAGAGTAGTAGCAGTACTTCCTGCCATCCGTGACCCGCAAAAAGACGTTCCTTGAACGAAAAGTCTTCCAGATGTAAAACCCGAAACTGTTCAGCCAGAAGAAGGCTGCCAACAGGCTGAAGCACAGTATTATGTCCGCCACAATAAAGCTAACATGGCTGGTCAGCTCGGTGAAGATCCGAACCAGGTCGGCGGCCTGGCTGACCATCAGGCACAAAGCTATCGTTGTTACAATGTTTCCTACCAGATCTCTGCTGAATGGATGTAAAATTAACGCATGAAGGAAGTCGAATTCAGCACCCTTGCTCACCTGAGTGTCGGGAGTATAAAATAGATGATGGCGATAACCAGCAGGATGATAAGCGAGATGCCATGGAATATGGGGTTTAAGATCTTGCGGAGCAGAAAGTTGGAATCACTCCACTTGACCTCCTTGCGAGCCAAGCAGATCTTGGCAAAAAGAACATGCTCTTCACCAGTGCTGGATGTAGCCTGTCAAAgtgttttcttaataattgTGCAATTTATTTGTACCGTGGTAATTCCTACCTTGTCGATGCAATACAATCCGTTATCATAGTCGTGGTATAGTGTCTCCAGGCTGCCGACAATGTCCTCCTCGTAGTCCGACTGTATTCCTTGGCGCTCCTGTTCTTCGTTCTCAGCATTAGTGTAATGCCTAAGCTTGCCATCGTCCAGTAGCAATAGCTTATCAGAGCtcttaatttgaaaaataacaataagtatatattgTACCTGAATAGTAGACCTTCGACTCACCCCAGCATAATGGTATATGGGCCACATCTGCATGGATCCACAGTTGGGAATGCCGATGACGAACTTGTAATTAACGAGCCTGGTTTGCTCCCCTCCAAACTTGGGTTTGAAGTAGTCTGCAAATATAAATCGGAGATATAAAGAGAACACAGCGTAGAGAATCATTAAGACACTTCAAGTTCTTGCCGCCTTTGTTGGTTTTCTGGATCAGAGGGGAACCAGAATTTCATTTCCCTCCtcctataaatatttacgcTTCAAGGCGAAGAACGTGATCGCTGAAATGCATCTTCAACAGCTGTTTTTTCTGAGTTTTTGCGATTTATGCGGATTTGTTCTTCTCCAGTTGCTGCACTTCTATTCAATTCAATCCATTGATATGTAAATCAAATCTGAGCACACGGAAATTGGATTGCATGTGTTGATTATGTGCACTGCTTTATTCTTGGGGTTACTCAAATCCCTACAATTAAAAACTGATGAGATCAGTTTAGTGAttcaactattttata
This genomic window from Drosophila gunungcola strain Sukarami chromosome 3R, Dgunungcola_SK_2, whole genome shotgun sequence contains:
- the LOC128252620 gene encoding probable G-protein coupled receptor Mth-like 5 isoform X2, whose product is MLVKTLGAHFAFGQYAKKCSCSALLIPLLPVLLLTLRPLRVTSHVTSGGSLSGVTSDPHVVLINKCCEKFEIHVDSECQQVNKSDYFKPKFGGEQTRLVNYKFVIGIPNCGSMQMWPIYHYAGSSDKLLLLDDGKLRHYTNAENEEQERQGIQSDYEEDIVGSLETLYHDYDNGLYCIDKATSSTGEEHVLFAKICLARKEVKWSDSNFLLRKILNPIFHGISLIILLVIAIIYFILPTLRDLVGNIVTTIALCLMVSQAADLVRIFTELTSHVSFIVADIILCFSLLAAFFWLNSFGFYIWKTFRSRNVFLRVTDGRKYCYYSAYAWGCTATMAALAVFAHFFLDAESYKREQMVGEQETIGWLGICIFFAPIACTILVNIFFFVTTRKLINRRTVYGRIAHKLKANFIMFSLMLLVMSIAWLFLIMSWLQLEGLLYAHIVVNAVQTPLLLYICVLRQRHVTFLLKKTCCYNEPPSANDWGDELHYMNGNDY
- the LOC128252620 gene encoding probable G-protein coupled receptor Mth-like 5 isoform X1 — its product is MLVKTLGAHFAFGQYAKKCSCSALLIPLLPVLLLTLRPLRVTSHVTSGGSLSGVTSDPHVVLINKCCEKFEIHVDSECQQVNKSDYFKPKFGGEQTRLVNYKFVIGIPNCGSMQMWPIYHYAGSSDKLLLLDDGKLRHYTNAENEEQERQGIQSDYEEDIVGSLETLYHDYDNGLYCIDKATSSTGEEHVLFAKICLARKEVKWSDSNFLLRKILNPIFHGISLIILLVIAIIYFILPTLSRDLVGNIVTTIALCLMVSQAADLVRIFTELTSHVSFIVADIILCFSLLAAFFWLNSFGFYIWKTFRSRNVFLRVTDGRKYCYYSAYAWGCTATMAALAVFAHFFLDAESYKREQMVGEQETIGWLGICIFFAPIACTILVNIFFFVTTRKLINRRTVYGRIAHKLKANFIMFSLMLLVMSIAWLFLIMSWLQLEGLLYAHIVVNAVQTPLLLYICVLRQRHVTFLLKKTCCYNEPPSANDWGDELHYMNGNDY